In Zhaonella formicivorans, one DNA window encodes the following:
- a CDS encoding HPP family protein, with protein sequence MVKIKGGKHCLILRFRSAYPRSSRRSIGPIIGGHIISAVTGVITYTLFGLSWWSAVLGCAFSIVAMLLTKTTHPPGGATGLIAVWTQQSLSFIVAPVAIGAVILVIVGIITNNLSPRRNYPKYWI encoded by the coding sequence TTGGTCAAAATAAAGGGTGGTAAGCATTGCCTCATTCTGCGCTTCCGCAGTGCTTATCCACGGAGTTCCAGACGTTCCATTGGCCCAATCATTGGCGGCCATATTATTTCAGCTGTAACTGGCGTAATTACATATACTCTCTTTGGTCTTAGCTGGTGGTCTGCAGTCCTTGGCTGTGCTTTTAGCATAGTTGCCATGCTTTTAACTAAAACAACCCATCCTCCTGGCGGCGCTACAGGCTTAATCGCTGTTTGGACTCAACAATCCCTGTCTTTTATAGTTGCACCGGTAGCTATAGGGGCAGTCATTTTAGTTATTGTAGGCATAATTACCAACAACCTTTCTCCGCGCAGGAATTACCCCAAATACTGGATATAA
- the thiS gene encoding sulfur carrier protein ThiS, translating into MFITVNGKKEKLEREITVLEFLQTKGLNTGSYILLYNGSHLKHEDYGLTVLKENDQLEVLRFVGGG; encoded by the coding sequence ATGTTCATTACAGTCAATGGGAAAAAAGAAAAACTGGAGCGGGAAATTACTGTTTTGGAATTTTTACAGACTAAAGGTTTAAACACTGGTTCCTATATCCTGCTCTACAACGGCAGCCATTTAAAACATGAGGATTATGGTTTAACGGTTTTAAAAGAAAATGATCAGTTGGAAGTTTTGCGTTTCGTTGGAGGAGGTTAA
- a CDS encoding BMP family ABC transporter substrate-binding protein, whose protein sequence is MRWFRKNSLFIALMVVLLFTVVGCSSGKPAEKTSKGTEQKAEEKIKVGFIYIGPVGDAGWTYAHDLGRKYLEEKLPYVETTYIENVPESADAERVMTELAQKGYKIIFATSFGYMDYMLNVAKKFPDVIFMHNSGFKTAENMGTYFGRMYQPRYLSGIIAGKMTKVNKIGYVAAHPIPEVIRGINAFTLGVRSVNPNATVKVVWTNTWYDPAAEKEAAKGLLDAGVDVIAQHQDTPGPQQAAEEKGVYAIGYNTDMSSFAPKANLTSPIWNWGPYYVKVVEAVKNGTWTNEQYWGGMADNVVDLAPINSVVPEDVKKLVEEKKQAIINGEFDVFWGPIKDQSGQVKVAEGQKMTDAEMLSFDWFVEGVDGTIPK, encoded by the coding sequence ATGCGTTGGTTTAGAAAAAACTCGCTGTTTATTGCCTTGATGGTAGTGTTGCTTTTTACGGTGGTTGGCTGCAGTTCCGGTAAACCTGCTGAAAAAACTTCCAAGGGCACAGAGCAGAAGGCTGAAGAAAAAATTAAAGTAGGTTTTATTTATATCGGCCCGGTTGGTGATGCCGGGTGGACCTATGCCCATGATTTGGGCAGGAAGTATTTGGAAGAGAAATTGCCGTATGTGGAGACGACTTACATTGAAAACGTGCCCGAATCTGCTGATGCAGAACGCGTTATGACTGAACTTGCCCAAAAAGGATACAAAATAATTTTTGCCACCAGTTTTGGTTATATGGATTATATGCTCAATGTAGCCAAGAAATTCCCCGATGTAATATTTATGCACAATTCCGGCTTTAAAACCGCTGAAAACATGGGCACATATTTTGGCCGGATGTATCAGCCCAGATATCTTTCCGGAATCATAGCCGGGAAAATGACCAAAGTTAATAAAATAGGTTATGTTGCCGCTCACCCCATTCCGGAAGTAATCAGGGGAATTAACGCATTTACTTTAGGAGTGCGTTCAGTTAACCCCAACGCTACCGTTAAAGTGGTCTGGACCAATACCTGGTATGACCCTGCTGCCGAGAAAGAAGCTGCTAAAGGGCTCCTGGATGCCGGTGTGGATGTAATTGCCCAGCATCAGGACACCCCTGGCCCACAGCAGGCAGCCGAGGAAAAAGGAGTATACGCCATCGGTTATAATACCGATATGAGCAGCTTTGCTCCTAAGGCTAATTTGACTTCACCCATTTGGAACTGGGGCCCATATTACGTCAAGGTGGTTGAAGCTGTGAAAAATGGCACCTGGACTAATGAGCAATACTGGGGCGGTATGGCGGATAATGTGGTTGATTTAGCCCCAATCAACTCCGTTGTCCCTGAAGATGTTAAGAAATTGGTTGAAGAAAAGAAACAAGCCATCATCAATGGAGAGTTTGATGTATTCTGGGGTCCGATTAAAGACCAGAGCGGTCAGGTAAAAGTTGCTGAAGGACAGAAGATGACTGATGCAGAAATGCTCAGCTTTGACTGGTTTGTGGAAGGTGTAGACGGTACTATTCCGAAGTAA
- a CDS encoding MtnX-like HAD-IB family phosphatase: protein MKHLLDAARIYFVDFDGTITKQDTCAAMVQAFAGEGGQEIEARWERGEISTEECAKAIFDLFQASEEDWRELMSAMEIDETFQDFLVYCRSRQEELYILSDGYDLNIAQILSRFGLEDIPYFSNQLVIKGNKFTISCPHQEQRCKRCGTCKKSLLKKLNKQGKVVVYIGDGTSDICVAGEADILFAKGKLLDYCRQKGLRAIPFQSFGEVVAFLNNLK, encoded by the coding sequence ATGAAACATTTATTAGACGCGGCTAGGATCTATTTTGTGGATTTTGATGGGACAATAACCAAGCAAGATACTTGTGCAGCCATGGTCCAGGCTTTTGCCGGCGAAGGAGGACAAGAGATTGAAGCCCGCTGGGAGAGGGGTGAAATCAGTACTGAAGAATGTGCAAAGGCGATTTTTGATCTGTTTCAAGCTTCAGAGGAAGACTGGCGGGAATTGATGAGCGCCATGGAGATAGATGAGACATTTCAGGATTTTTTAGTGTACTGCAGGTCAAGACAAGAGGAACTTTATATTTTAAGTGACGGCTATGATTTAAACATTGCGCAAATTTTATCAAGGTTTGGCCTGGAAGATATTCCGTATTTCAGTAACCAACTGGTGATAAAAGGGAACAAGTTCACCATAAGTTGTCCCCACCAAGAGCAGCGTTGTAAACGCTGTGGAACATGTAAAAAATCACTTCTAAAAAAGCTGAATAAACAGGGAAAAGTTGTTGTCTATATAGGTGACGGGACTTCTGATATCTGCGTGGCCGGTGAAGCTGATATCCTTTTTGCTAAAGGGAAACTCCTGGACTATTGCCGGCAAAAAGGACTCAGGGCAATACCATTCCAAAGTTTCGGCGAGGTAGTGGCTTTTTTAAACAACTTGAAATAA
- a CDS encoding ABC transporter ATP-binding protein, producing the protein MTRPLVEMRQITKSFPGTLANDRVDFTAYPGEIHALLGENGAGKSTLMSILTGLYRPDSGQVFVKGQEVVFRSPKDAINAGIGMVHQHFRLVKPFTVAENVILGLKGALFLNVKEIEQSITAISQKFGLGVEPQAKVWQLSVGEQQRVEIIKMLYRGTDILILDEPTAVLTPQEVRELFKTLRNMADSGCAVIFITHKMHEVMEFADRITVLRGGKSTASLLKKETNSQELARLMVGRELNTARKNVSKTCGQDVVLELQGVCALNDKGRQALSNLCLELRSGEILGIAGVAGNGQRELSEVITGLRNVTSGSIKLLGQDITNKPVRDIIDAGVAFIPEDRTGTGLIPNLPVVDNIILKEYRSQNLGKGWLLDSKAIRHRAQQLVNDFAVKIPNIDCPVKLMSGGNLQKLLLARETSLQPKLVVAVYPVRGLDIGATDAIHDLLIAEKNKGAAVLMISEDLEEIYKLADRVAVMYEGEFMGVLPIEEADLEEIGLMMAGAKRLGGVSA; encoded by the coding sequence ATGACACGTCCTTTAGTTGAAATGCGGCAGATTACCAAATCCTTTCCGGGGACTTTAGCTAACGACAGGGTTGATTTTACGGCTTATCCCGGTGAAATTCATGCTTTGCTGGGCGAAAACGGTGCAGGCAAAAGTACCCTGATGAGTATCTTAACCGGATTATACAGGCCGGACAGCGGCCAAGTTTTTGTTAAGGGACAGGAAGTTGTTTTCCGTTCGCCGAAAGATGCCATTAACGCAGGTATTGGTATGGTACACCAGCATTTTCGCTTGGTTAAGCCTTTTACAGTAGCTGAAAACGTTATTTTAGGTTTAAAAGGTGCACTATTCTTAAATGTGAAAGAAATCGAACAAAGCATTACTGCTATCTCCCAGAAGTTCGGATTAGGGGTAGAGCCTCAAGCTAAGGTCTGGCAGCTTTCCGTTGGCGAGCAGCAGCGGGTTGAGATCATTAAAATGCTTTACAGGGGTACGGATATTTTAATCCTGGATGAACCCACTGCTGTGCTTACTCCCCAGGAAGTAAGGGAACTGTTTAAGACGCTTCGCAATATGGCCGACAGTGGTTGCGCAGTTATCTTTATTACTCACAAAATGCATGAAGTTATGGAATTTGCGGACCGGATCACAGTTCTTAGGGGAGGAAAGTCTACCGCCAGTTTATTGAAAAAGGAAACTAACTCTCAGGAACTGGCCAGATTAATGGTAGGCAGGGAGTTAAATACAGCCCGCAAAAATGTCAGTAAAACGTGTGGCCAAGATGTGGTTTTGGAACTACAAGGAGTTTGTGCACTAAACGACAAGGGACGGCAGGCGCTGAGCAACCTTTGCCTAGAGCTAAGAAGCGGAGAAATCCTTGGTATAGCCGGTGTTGCCGGAAACGGTCAGAGGGAATTATCCGAGGTTATTACAGGTTTGAGAAATGTTACTTCAGGTTCTATTAAATTATTAGGCCAAGATATAACCAATAAGCCGGTTCGGGATATTATTGATGCCGGTGTTGCATTTATTCCCGAAGATCGCACCGGAACAGGGCTTATTCCGAATTTGCCCGTAGTAGATAATATTATTCTAAAAGAGTATCGCAGCCAGAATTTGGGTAAGGGCTGGCTTCTGGACAGCAAGGCAATTCGTCATAGGGCACAGCAGTTGGTTAATGATTTTGCTGTTAAAATACCAAATATTGATTGCCCTGTAAAGCTGATGTCGGGAGGAAATTTACAGAAGCTGCTCTTGGCCAGGGAAACTTCATTGCAGCCTAAACTGGTAGTAGCCGTTTACCCGGTGCGCGGCCTGGATATCGGCGCTACTGATGCAATTCATGACTTATTAATTGCGGAGAAAAACAAGGGTGCGGCCGTACTAATGATTTCTGAAGATCTGGAGGAAATCTACAAATTAGCTGACCGGGTAGCTGTGATGTACGAAGGAGAATTTATGGGTGTTTTGCCCATAGAAGAAGCTGATTTAGAAGAAATCGGTCTGATGATGGCTGGAGCAAAAAGGCTTGGGGGTGTAAGCGCTTGA
- the thiH gene encoding 2-iminoacetate synthase ThiH, translating to MSFYECYNAYKDFDFNKFWRELTPQDIAGILTKDNISVWEYLALLSETAESLLEDMAKKAHKLTRQHFGPTILLYTPLYLSNYCVNRCSYCGYNAANKIRRKTLTIQEVEQEAQAISSQGLRHILILTGESKYHAPLDYIMDCIHVLRKYFSSISIEIYPLDTEEYRQVIAAGVDGLTIYQEVYDEGVYDDIHLSGPKKNYRFRLEAPERACEAKMRSVNIGALLGLNDWRKEAFFTGLHAKYLQDRYLDTEISVSVPRLRPHAGSFQPNAKVTDKNVVQYMLALRLFMPRLGITVSTRERAEFRDNILRLGVTKMSAGSCTKVGGHTLEEAGEEQFAVSDTRSVEEIRVMLLQNGYDPVFKDWHPLTEDVIKGEENAGGNCAENF from the coding sequence ATGAGCTTTTATGAATGTTATAATGCATACAAGGATTTTGACTTCAACAAGTTTTGGCGGGAATTAACCCCTCAAGACATTGCCGGTATTCTGACAAAAGACAACATATCAGTTTGGGAATACTTGGCACTCCTATCGGAGACTGCTGAGAGTTTGCTGGAGGATATGGCTAAAAAGGCCCACAAGCTGACTAGGCAGCATTTTGGTCCCACCATCCTACTCTACACCCCTTTGTATCTTTCTAACTACTGTGTTAACCGCTGCAGTTACTGCGGTTATAATGCCGCAAATAAGATTCGGCGTAAAACCCTTACCATCCAAGAGGTTGAACAGGAAGCCCAGGCCATTTCCAGTCAAGGTTTAAGGCATATTTTAATTCTGACCGGTGAGTCTAAATACCATGCACCGCTGGACTATATAATGGACTGTATACATGTTTTAAGAAAATATTTCTCCTCTATCAGCATTGAGATTTACCCCTTAGATACCGAAGAATACCGGCAAGTAATTGCCGCAGGTGTGGATGGGCTGACTATTTATCAGGAAGTTTACGATGAAGGGGTGTATGACGATATTCATTTAAGCGGGCCTAAAAAGAATTACCGTTTCCGATTGGAAGCTCCGGAAAGAGCTTGTGAGGCCAAAATGCGTTCAGTTAATATCGGCGCTTTACTGGGACTTAACGACTGGAGGAAAGAAGCGTTCTTTACAGGATTGCATGCCAAATATCTACAGGATAGATACCTGGACACGGAGATCAGTGTATCAGTACCAAGGCTCAGACCCCATGCAGGCAGTTTCCAACCGAACGCAAAAGTAACCGACAAAAATGTGGTGCAATACATGTTGGCTTTGCGTTTGTTTATGCCCAGGCTTGGGATCACGGTTTCGACCCGGGAAAGAGCTGAGTTCAGGGATAATATCCTGAGGCTTGGAGTTACCAAAATGTCGGCTGGTTCTTGCACCAAGGTGGGGGGGCATACTTTGGAGGAGGCAGGAGAGGAGCAATTTGCCGTTTCCGATACCCGGAGTGTGGAGGAAATACGGGTAATGCTTTTGCAAAACGGGTATGATCCGGTGTTCAAAGATTGGCATCCTCTCACCGAGGATGTAATTAAGGGGGAAGAAAATGCGGGCGGAAACTGTGCAGAAAATTTTTGA
- a CDS encoding GntR family transcriptional regulator: MKQAFEPIKLEQLTPIRETAFEILRHAILSGKLEPGQRLVERELANQLGISRTPIREAIRKLELEGLVTHIPRKGVIVTKVSLNEVIEIFTIRAALEGVAARLASENITPKIASKLKMLVDQMDKAIEEGEQEKFRDLHLKFNDIIYKAANSPRLYQMIQTFVEYIASYTQKGYSHPGRMQEAAREHRTIVEAITSGNSILAEKLAKEHIENSKQAYLKMSQ; encoded by the coding sequence ATGAAGCAAGCATTTGAACCAATTAAACTTGAACAGCTGACACCAATCCGGGAAACAGCTTTCGAAATTTTGCGCCATGCAATCTTAAGCGGCAAGCTTGAGCCCGGACAAAGACTGGTAGAAAGGGAATTAGCCAATCAATTGGGCATTAGCAGGACACCTATTCGGGAAGCCATACGGAAATTGGAACTTGAAGGGCTTGTCACCCATATCCCGCGCAAAGGTGTGATTGTAACCAAAGTCTCTCTCAATGAGGTAATTGAGATTTTTACAATACGGGCAGCTTTAGAAGGCGTAGCTGCCAGATTAGCTTCCGAGAACATTACTCCTAAAATAGCTTCGAAGTTGAAGATGTTGGTGGATCAAATGGATAAGGCTATAGAAGAGGGTGAACAGGAGAAATTCAGAGACTTGCATTTGAAATTTAATGATATTATTTACAAAGCTGCTAACAGTCCAAGGTTATATCAAATGATTCAGACTTTTGTCGAATATATTGCCAGCTATACTCAAAAGGGATATAGTCACCCCGGCAGGATGCAGGAAGCTGCCAGGGAGCACCGTACCATTGTAGAAGCTATCACAAGCGGCAATAGCATTTTGGCTGAAAAATTGGCCAAGGAGCATATCGAAAACTCGAAACAGGCGTACCTGAAAATGTCGCAGTAA
- a CDS encoding ABC transporter permease translates to MSSIVPVKEQRNFSLSFEKRLQTPPLLGLIVPVVSVILALVFSGIFLSLTGHSPIEIYRVMLEGAFGSWYGLSETVVKAIPLILTSLGVAIAFKMLLWNIGAEGQLYMGAFAASWVALTFPNLPAYIMLPAMVIAGMLAGGLWGLLPAIPKAVWGVNEVITTLMLNYVAILWVDYLVYGPWKDPNGFNFPLTAPFVDAATLPSWGTTRVHFGLVFGLVAAAILYVVLQKTRWGYEIRVIGESTKVAKYAGMNIARNILLVMFLSGSLAGLAGMAETAGITHRLQHGFSSGYGYTAIIIAWLSRLNPLAVIVVSFLFGGLLVGGYTIQSSGLPAATVSMLQGAILFFVLGGEVLTRYKIKLGK, encoded by the coding sequence TTGAGTTCAATAGTACCAGTTAAGGAACAAAGAAATTTCAGCCTAAGCTTTGAGAAAAGGTTGCAGACCCCACCTCTCTTGGGTCTTATAGTTCCTGTTGTTTCTGTCATACTTGCTTTAGTTTTTAGCGGCATTTTTTTGTCCTTAACCGGACATAGTCCTATAGAAATTTACCGGGTTATGCTGGAAGGTGCCTTCGGTTCATGGTACGGCTTGTCAGAGACCGTGGTCAAAGCCATACCTCTTATTTTAACCAGCCTGGGTGTGGCCATTGCTTTTAAGATGCTGCTTTGGAATATTGGGGCTGAAGGCCAGCTGTATATGGGTGCCTTTGCTGCCAGTTGGGTGGCATTAACCTTTCCAAACCTCCCTGCTTACATCATGCTGCCGGCTATGGTTATCGCCGGTATGCTGGCCGGCGGACTGTGGGGGTTACTCCCTGCTATTCCGAAAGCGGTATGGGGTGTTAATGAAGTAATCACAACTCTAATGCTTAACTACGTGGCTATCCTGTGGGTGGATTATCTGGTGTACGGCCCATGGAAAGACCCCAATGGTTTTAATTTCCCCTTGACCGCTCCTTTTGTTGACGCAGCTACTTTACCTTCCTGGGGCACCACTCGTGTGCACTTTGGTTTGGTTTTTGGCCTGGTGGCCGCAGCAATCCTCTATGTAGTTCTGCAGAAAACCAGATGGGGTTATGAGATCCGTGTTATCGGAGAAAGCACCAAAGTGGCCAAGTATGCCGGGATGAATATCGCCCGTAACATCCTGCTGGTGATGTTTTTGAGCGGAAGCCTGGCGGGTCTTGCAGGCATGGCTGAAACTGCTGGAATTACTCATCGCCTGCAACATGGGTTTTCTTCAGGGTATGGTTATACTGCAATCATTATTGCCTGGTTATCCCGTTTGAATCCTTTGGCAGTAATCGTTGTTTCTTTTTTATTTGGGGGATTGCTGGTGGGAGGATATACCATTCAGAGCAGTGGACTTCCTGCCGCCACCGTTTCCATGTTGCAAGGCGCGATTTTGTTCTTTGTCCTTGGGGGAGAAGTCCTTACTCGCTACAAGATCAAGTTGGGTAAATAA
- a CDS encoding thiazole synthase — protein sequence MEDSLLIGGRALNNRLFIGTGKFPNKTIIPEVIKESQSQVVTMALRRVDFDSEQENVLNYIPKSCILLPNTSGARNADEAVRIARIARAAGCGNWIKIEVISDNKYLLPDNYETIKATEILVKEGFVVLPYMSPDLMVAKKLQDVGAAAVMPLGAPIGTNRGLKTKELIRILIEEIEVPIVVDAGIGKPSEAAEAMEMGAAAVLVNTAIATAGDPVLMAGAFNLAVQAGRKAYLAKTGRTKYYAEASSPLTGFLTYEEAI from the coding sequence ATGGAAGACTCTTTGTTAATCGGTGGACGGGCTTTGAATAACCGGCTGTTTATCGGTACGGGCAAGTTTCCAAATAAAACTATTATTCCCGAAGTTATTAAGGAGTCTCAGAGCCAAGTGGTAACCATGGCCCTTCGGAGAGTGGATTTTGACTCGGAACAGGAAAATGTTTTAAATTATATACCCAAGAGCTGTATTTTATTACCTAACACCTCCGGAGCCCGCAACGCCGATGAAGCGGTGCGAATTGCACGGATAGCCAGAGCCGCGGGCTGCGGTAACTGGATTAAGATTGAAGTTATTTCTGATAACAAATATTTGCTGCCGGATAACTACGAAACAATTAAAGCTACGGAAATCCTGGTTAAAGAAGGATTTGTTGTTTTGCCTTACATGAGTCCTGATTTAATGGTGGCAAAAAAACTGCAGGATGTAGGAGCTGCTGCTGTTATGCCTCTGGGGGCTCCTATTGGCACTAACCGGGGACTTAAAACTAAAGAGTTAATCCGAATTTTGATCGAAGAAATTGAGGTCCCTATAGTGGTAGATGCCGGCATTGGCAAGCCCTCTGAAGCAGCGGAAGCCATGGAAATGGGGGCTGCTGCCGTGCTTGTCAATACGGCCATAGCAACGGCCGGGGATCCGGTTTTGATGGCGGGAGCATTTAATCTAGCAGTACAGGCCGGCAGAAAAGCTTATCTTGCTAAAACAGGGAGAACAAAGTATTATGCTGAAGCTTCTTCACCTTTGACCGGTTTTTTGACATATGAAGAGGCAATTTAA
- a CDS encoding ABC transporter permease: MEQSIIIAILASAIVSGTPILFAALGEILTERAGVLNLGVEGMMLVGAVTGFMTTVATSNPWLGVGAAALSGGALALVHAFLSITLRANQVVSGLALTLFGTGFSGYIGKSLVGVPAPATFKPVIVPFLGNIPVLGEIFFRHDYLVYITYLLVPLLWVYLYKTRSGLNLRAIGENPAASDALGVNVFFLRYLYVIVGGMLAGLGGAYLSLAYAPTWLENMTAGRGWIAVALVIFASWDPAKALVGAYIFGGVDAMGYRLQAVGVSVSAFFLKMLPYILTIVVLIITTRQTMKKHVGAPGALGLAYDREER, translated from the coding sequence ATGGAACAGTCAATAATTATTGCAATCCTTGCTTCGGCAATTGTATCTGGCACCCCTATTTTGTTTGCTGCTCTTGGAGAGATCTTGACCGAGCGAGCAGGGGTCCTTAATCTAGGTGTGGAGGGCATGATGTTGGTTGGAGCCGTTACCGGCTTCATGACTACTGTGGCTACTTCTAACCCTTGGCTGGGGGTAGGGGCTGCCGCTCTCAGCGGAGGTGCGCTAGCTTTAGTTCATGCCTTTTTATCAATCACCTTGCGGGCTAATCAGGTGGTTAGCGGTTTGGCGCTGACACTGTTTGGCACCGGGTTTAGCGGTTATATAGGCAAGTCCCTGGTTGGCGTACCTGCGCCAGCTACTTTTAAGCCTGTAATTGTGCCTTTTTTAGGCAACATCCCTGTTTTAGGCGAGATTTTTTTCCGTCATGATTATCTGGTGTACATCACTTATCTCTTGGTGCCACTACTTTGGGTTTATCTTTATAAAACCCGCTCGGGCTTGAATTTAAGAGCCATCGGGGAAAATCCGGCAGCCTCCGATGCCCTGGGTGTAAATGTGTTTTTCTTAAGGTACCTATATGTTATTGTTGGTGGCATGCTGGCCGGGTTGGGCGGAGCATATTTGTCCCTGGCTTATGCTCCCACTTGGTTGGAGAATATGACAGCCGGGCGCGGTTGGATTGCAGTAGCCCTGGTGATTTTTGCCTCCTGGGACCCTGCTAAGGCCCTTGTTGGAGCTTATATATTCGGGGGTGTCGATGCTATGGGATACCGCCTGCAAGCTGTAGGTGTATCCGTTTCCGCTTTTTTCCTGAAAATGCTGCCTTATATACTGACGATTGTTGTCTTAATCATTACAACCAGGCAAACTATGAAAAAGCACGTTGGAGCACCGGGAGCATTGGGTTTAGCATATGATCGGGAAGAACGGTAA
- the thiE gene encoding thiamine phosphate synthase has translation MRAETVQKIFDTDLYAITGEEFSRGRGNLEVVRELIAAGIKVIQYREKEKKALYKYQECLKIRELTKAAGVTFIVNDDIDIAMLVKADGVHIGQEDLPIEKVRELVGAEMLIGLSTHSPEQAQAAMKRGADYIGVGPIYRTATKKDVCAPVGLEYLEYAAKNVSIPFVAIGGIKAHNIREVRQRGARCIALVTEILEAPDIRAKVKELRELLQ, from the coding sequence ATGCGGGCGGAAACTGTGCAGAAAATTTTTGATACTGATTTGTATGCTATTACCGGGGAAGAATTCTCTCGAGGCAGGGGTAACTTGGAAGTAGTAAGGGAGTTAATTGCTGCGGGAATAAAAGTAATACAGTACAGGGAAAAAGAGAAGAAAGCTTTATACAAATATCAGGAGTGTTTAAAAATCAGGGAGTTGACCAAGGCTGCCGGAGTCACATTTATTGTCAACGATGATATCGATATAGCCATGTTGGTTAAGGCCGACGGAGTGCATATCGGGCAAGAGGATCTTCCCATTGAGAAGGTGAGGGAACTGGTTGGTGCCGAGATGTTAATAGGTTTGTCCACTCACTCCCCGGAGCAAGCCCAGGCTGCTATGAAAAGAGGTGCTGACTATATCGGGGTAGGCCCTATCTACCGGACTGCTACCAAAAAAGATGTTTGTGCCCCGGTTGGTTTGGAATATTTGGAATATGCCGCAAAAAACGTTTCAATTCCCTTCGTTGCCATTGGGGGAATTAAGGCGCACAATATCAGGGAGGTGCGCCAAAGGGGCGCCCGTTGCATTGCCCTGGTTACAGAAATTTTGGAAGCCCCTGATATCAGAGCTAAGGTGAAAGAATTACGGGAGTTATTACAATGA